One genomic window of Sphingomonas sp. C3-2 includes the following:
- a CDS encoding efflux RND transporter periplasmic adaptor subunit, with amino-acid sequence MRRTILGRTTGIALASMLLALSACSGGEQPSMPPPEVEVVTIKPQAIDNVIELPGRVQAIRTAEVRARVNGIVERRLFEEGTDVRAGQPLFQIDPRELRASLNASLATLARNQATAANAQQDVDRYKGLIADQAISKQEYDAAVARQRTAQADVALAKAQVESARLNLGYATVTAPISGRAGRAQVTEGALVSASGGTLFTTIEQLSPIYVNFSQSSSDLIAIRRDAQAGRLDIPYDANRVEVDLVLEDGSPYGLAGHIDFLDMSIDESTGTAALRAEFPNPGRVLLPGQFVRARIKAGVRPDGILVPQTAVKVAEQGASVMVVGDKDMVAVREVKLGDLRGSQWVIREGLKPGDRVIVNGLQKVKPGIPVRIAGAPKAAAKPAAPAN; translated from the coding sequence ATGCGTCGGACCATCCTGGGAAGAACGACCGGCATCGCGCTGGCGAGCATGCTCCTTGCCCTCAGCGCCTGTTCGGGCGGCGAACAGCCGAGCATGCCGCCGCCGGAGGTGGAGGTTGTCACGATCAAGCCGCAGGCGATCGACAATGTCATCGAGCTGCCGGGCCGGGTCCAGGCGATCCGCACCGCCGAGGTGCGCGCGCGCGTGAACGGCATCGTCGAACGCCGCCTGTTCGAGGAAGGCACCGATGTCCGCGCGGGCCAACCGCTGTTCCAGATCGATCCGCGCGAGTTGCGCGCCAGCCTCAACGCCTCGCTCGCGACGCTTGCGCGCAATCAGGCAACGGCGGCCAACGCCCAGCAGGATGTCGATCGGTACAAGGGGCTGATCGCCGATCAGGCGATCTCGAAACAGGAATATGACGCCGCTGTCGCGCGCCAGCGCACCGCGCAGGCCGATGTCGCGCTGGCCAAGGCGCAAGTGGAATCCGCCCGCCTCAACCTCGGCTATGCCACCGTTACCGCGCCGATTTCGGGCCGCGCCGGCCGGGCGCAGGTGACCGAAGGCGCGCTGGTCTCGGCATCGGGCGGCACGCTCTTCACCACGATCGAGCAGCTCAGCCCGATCTATGTGAATTTCTCGCAGTCGAGCTCCGACCTTATCGCCATCCGCCGCGACGCGCAGGCGGGCCGCCTCGACATCCCCTATGACGCCAACCGGGTCGAGGTTGATCTGGTGCTTGAGGACGGGTCGCCATACGGCCTTGCCGGTCATATCGACTTCCTCGACATGTCGATCGACGAATCCACCGGCACCGCCGCGCTTCGCGCCGAATTCCCCAATCCCGGCCGCGTTCTGCTGCCCGGTCAGTTCGTCCGCGCGCGGATCAAGGCCGGTGTCCGCCCCGACGGCATCCTCGTGCCCCAGACCGCGGTCAAGGTTGCCGAACAGGGCGCCAGCGTCATGGTCGTCGGCGACAAGGACATGGTCGCCGTCCGCGAGGTCAAGCTGGGCGATCTGCGCGGTTCGCAATGGGTGATCCGCGAGGGGCTGAAACCGGGGGACCGCGTCATCGTCAACGGCCTGCAAAAGGTGAAGCCGGGCATTCCGGTGCGCATCGCAGGCGCCCCCAAGGCTGCAGCCAAGCCCGCCGCCCCGGCGAACTGA
- a CDS encoding multidrug efflux RND transporter permease subunit, whose protein sequence is MSPRFFIDRPVFAWVVALCITLAGIIALRALPIEQYPNIAPPSLTISVTYPGADAATLEKNVTQVIEQELNGVEGFLYMSSTSFSNGAASISVTFETGTNIDTAQMNVQNRLRTVEQRLPEEVRRQGILVNEASSGFLMVVAIQSKTGATSTLDLGNFANNRVVDELRRVQGVGDIRVFGSPYAMRIWLDPQKLANYKLSAAEALAAVKEQNSQSAGGALGDLPLAKDTALNATIVTQSRFSTPEQFANIILRANPDGSAVTLGDVARVELGAKSYLTDATLNGKPMTGLGIQLTPGANALSTARGVEERMQELATSFPEDIQWTVPFTTTPFIQSSIKEVVKTLVEAMALVFLVMFLFLQNWRATIIPTIVVPIALAGACLGLWLFGFSINVLSLFGMVLAIGILVDDAIVVIENVERIMVEEHLSPYQATVKAMSQITSAIIGITLVLMAVFVPMAFFPGSTGQIYRQFSVTLIVSIGFSALLALTLTPALCATFLKPHVPSDQRQDNWFNRKTGAFFDRFNGWFGRTTDQYQGNVGKILAKPVRWLGIFVLLCGITMLLFTRLPGGFLPEEDQGTLISVVQAPPGSTREQTDKAIEQMRAYYAQQPEMQNLIVIRGFSFFGQGQANAMALGSLKPWEERKGAEHSAQTVVGKAMGALMGIKEAFVFAINPPPIPELGTASGFSFKLQDRGGAGYDALLNARNMMLGAAMQSKVLTGVRPDEPEGSPQLRVDIDRIKARALGLSIGDVNTTLAIAFGSAYANDFNRDGRVLQVLLQADSAYRMTPQDVLDLKVRNAEGAMVPFGAFTQVDWTSGPQQLVRYNGYPAMTISGSAAPGKSTGEAMDEMERLAKNLPAGFAFEWTGISYEEKQSAGQIGALLALSLVVVILLLSALYESWSVPVAVVLAVPLGVLGAVLFSMLRGLSADVYFNVGLITIIGLAAKNAILIVEFAIEQEAEGKSTLEATLDAVKMRLRPIIMTSLAFILGMVPLAIASGAGAASRIAVGSGVMGGMIAATILGIFFIPLFYLSVRKWLSKGRPPAPNEKGHHEPEPGHA, encoded by the coding sequence ATGTCCCCCCGCTTCTTCATCGACCGCCCCGTCTTCGCGTGGGTCGTCGCGCTCTGCATCACGCTCGCGGGCATCATCGCGCTGCGCGCGCTGCCGATCGAGCAATATCCCAACATCGCCCCGCCCTCGCTGACGATCAGCGTCACCTATCCGGGGGCCGACGCGGCAACGCTTGAAAAGAACGTCACCCAGGTCATCGAGCAGGAACTGAACGGCGTGGAGGGTTTCCTCTACATGTCGTCGACCAGCTTCTCGAACGGCGCGGCGTCGATCTCGGTCACGTTCGAAACCGGGACCAACATCGATACGGCGCAGATGAACGTGCAGAACCGCCTGCGCACCGTCGAACAGCGCCTGCCCGAAGAGGTCCGTCGCCAGGGCATTCTCGTCAACGAAGCCTCGAGCGGCTTCCTCATGGTCGTCGCGATCCAGTCGAAGACCGGCGCCACCAGCACGCTCGATCTCGGCAACTTCGCCAACAACCGCGTGGTCGACGAACTGCGCCGCGTACAGGGCGTTGGCGATATCCGCGTCTTCGGTTCGCCCTATGCGATGCGCATCTGGCTCGATCCGCAAAAGCTTGCCAATTACAAGCTGTCCGCGGCCGAGGCGCTTGCCGCCGTCAAGGAACAGAACAGCCAGAGCGCGGGCGGCGCGCTCGGTGATCTGCCGCTTGCCAAGGATACCGCGCTCAACGCGACGATCGTCACCCAGAGCCGCTTCAGCACGCCCGAACAGTTCGCCAACATCATCCTGCGCGCCAACCCCGATGGCTCGGCGGTCACGCTGGGCGATGTCGCGCGCGTCGAACTGGGCGCAAAATCCTATCTCACCGACGCCACCCTCAACGGCAAGCCGATGACGGGTCTCGGCATCCAGCTGACCCCGGGCGCCAACGCGCTGTCCACCGCGCGCGGCGTCGAGGAACGGATGCAGGAACTGGCCACCAGCTTCCCCGAAGACATCCAGTGGACCGTCCCCTTCACCACCACCCCCTTCATTCAGAGCTCGATCAAGGAAGTGGTGAAGACGCTCGTCGAAGCGATGGCGCTCGTCTTCCTCGTGATGTTCCTGTTCCTTCAGAACTGGCGCGCCACGATCATTCCGACGATCGTCGTTCCGATCGCGCTCGCCGGCGCCTGTCTCGGCCTGTGGCTCTTCGGCTTCTCGATCAACGTGCTCTCGCTCTTCGGCATGGTGCTTGCCATCGGTATTCTCGTCGACGATGCGATCGTCGTGATCGAGAATGTCGAACGCATCATGGTCGAGGAACATCTGTCGCCCTATCAGGCGACCGTGAAGGCGATGTCGCAGATCACCTCGGCGATCATCGGCATCACGCTGGTGCTGATGGCAGTGTTCGTGCCGATGGCCTTCTTCCCCGGTTCGACCGGGCAGATCTACCGCCAGTTCTCGGTCACGCTCATCGTCTCGATCGGCTTCTCCGCGCTGCTGGCGCTCACGCTGACGCCGGCACTGTGCGCCACCTTCCTCAAACCGCATGTCCCCTCTGATCAGCGGCAGGACAATTGGTTCAACCGCAAGACGGGCGCCTTTTTCGACCGTTTCAACGGCTGGTTCGGCCGCACGACCGATCAGTATCAGGGCAATGTCGGCAAGATCCTGGCAAAGCCGGTGCGCTGGCTCGGCATCTTCGTGCTGCTGTGCGGCATCACCATGCTGCTGTTCACCCGTCTTCCCGGCGGCTTCCTGCCCGAAGAGGATCAGGGCACGTTGATCAGCGTCGTCCAGGCGCCTCCGGGCTCGACCCGCGAGCAGACGGACAAGGCGATCGAGCAGATGCGCGCCTATTATGCGCAGCAGCCCGAAATGCAGAATCTGATCGTCATCCGTGGCTTCAGCTTCTTTGGCCAGGGTCAGGCGAACGCCATGGCGCTCGGCTCGCTCAAGCCGTGGGAGGAACGCAAGGGCGCCGAACACAGCGCCCAGACCGTCGTCGGCAAGGCGATGGGCGCGCTGATGGGGATCAAGGAAGCCTTTGTCTTCGCGATCAACCCGCCGCCCATCCCCGAACTCGGCACCGCCAGCGGCTTTTCGTTCAAGCTGCAGGATCGCGGCGGCGCGGGCTATGACGCGCTGCTCAACGCCCGCAACATGATGCTGGGCGCGGCGATGCAGAGCAAGGTGCTGACCGGCGTCCGCCCCGACGAACCCGAAGGCTCGCCCCAGCTCCGCGTCGATATCGACCGGATCAAGGCGCGCGCGCTCGGCCTGTCGATCGGCGACGTCAACACCACGCTCGCGATCGCCTTTGGCAGTGCCTATGCCAACGACTTCAACCGCGACGGCCGTGTGCTGCAGGTGCTGCTCCAGGCCGATAGCGCCTATCGCATGACCCCGCAGGATGTGCTCGACCTCAAGGTCCGCAATGCCGAGGGCGCGATGGTTCCCTTCGGCGCGTTCACCCAGGTCGATTGGACGTCGGGGCCGCAACAGCTTGTCCGTTACAATGGCTATCCCGCCATGACGATCTCGGGCAGCGCCGCTCCCGGCAAGTCGACGGGTGAGGCGATGGACGAGATGGAACGTCTCGCCAAGAACCTGCCCGCAGGCTTTGCGTTTGAATGGACGGGCATTTCCTATGAGGAAAAACAGTCCGCCGGCCAGATCGGCGCGCTGCTTGCCCTTTCGCTCGTCGTCGTCATCCTGCTGCTCTCGGCGCTCTATGAAAGCTGGTCGGTCCCGGTTGCGGTCGTCCTCGCGGTGCCGCTGGGCGTGCTCGGCGCGGTGCTCTTCTCGATGCTCCGCGGGCTTTCGGCAGACGTCTATTTCAACGTCGGCCTGATCACGATCATCGGGCTTGCCGCGAAGAACGCGATCCTCATCGTCGAGTTCGCGATCGAGCAGGAAGCCGAAGGCAAATCCACGCTCGAGGCTACGCTCGATGCCGTGAAGATGCGCCTGCGTCCGATCATCATGACCTCGCTCGCCTTCATCCTCGGCATGGTCCCGCTCGCGATCGCCAGCGGTGCCGGCGCGGCCAGCCGCATCGCGGTGGGCAGCGGCGTGATGGGGGGCATGATCGCCGCCACCATCCTCGGTATCTTCTTCATTCCGCTCTTCTATCTGTCGGTGCGCAAATGGCTGTCAAAGGGCCGTCCGCCCGCACCCAATGAGAAGGGTCATCACGAACCGGAGCCCGGCCATGCATAA